In Calorimonas adulescens, the sequence CTAATAATTATACTATATAAAAAGAGGACTTAACAGTCCCCTATTTGACTATGTAGTAAAGTGAATCAATTTCGTCTTCACTGGCATTAAAGAGTGCATTTTTTAATTCCTCCAATCGTTCATTGGATGTAAGTGTACCATCACCCAGCATACGCCTTCCAACAATCTGGCTAGCCATCGATTCCCTGTGGTCATTTACGAAATTGATTATTTCCTGGATTTTCTTTTCCTTGTCGTACACATAAAACACCTCCTCTCTTTATAATGTCCCTGAGAATAATTTTTGATACAGGCGAATTTTATGCTAATATCATAGTGGAGGGATTATTGTGAAATATGTCATATCAGAGGAAATTTTTAAAAACAACCCCGGCTATATAAGAGGTATAATATACCTGAGAGATGCAAATAACTATGGGACTGATGAAGAATTAAATGATGCATTAAAAGCGCAGGAGGACAGGGCCAGAAGTATATTCACAATAGAGCGTTTAAGGGAAGAGTCATACATCGCCAGCTGGAGGGAGGCTTTTCAAAAGTTTGGCAGCAATCCCAACAAGTATCCCCCTTCCATAGAAAACCTTATAAAGAGGATATTGAAAGGCCATACACTGCCATACATAAATAAACTTGTGACCATATTTAACTATATCTCACTGAAATATGTCCTCCCCTGTGGAGGTGACGACCTGGACAGAGTGGAGGGAGACCTGCTGCTAACCTATGCAAAGGGAGATGAGCTGTATATCCCATTGAATGAGTCAGAGCCTCAGCCTGTGGTAACGGGCGAGGTTATATACAAGGATGACAGGAAGGTGTTGTGCCGCAAATGGACATGGCGCCAGGGCGACGCTACAAAGATCCTCCCTGAAAGTAAAGATGTCATAATAAATGTGGACGGTATGCCGCCGGCAGGAGAAGATGATGTAAAGGCTGCCATGTCAGAGATGGCCGCCCTTATAAAAAAATACTGTGGTGGAGATATCGTAATGGACATTATTTCTGAGCGCAAAAACACCTATGAGCTTTTATGATTCCTGAGGGCATCTATCAACCGCTCCATATCCTCTGGCAGAGGTGCTTCACATTCTATAAGCCCATCATTTACAGGCTGTCTCAGCCTTATCTTCCATGCATGGAGGGCCTGACGGTCCATTATGTCAGGCCTCCCGTACAGGGTGTCCCCATATATGGGATGTCCAGTATAGCTCAGATGGACCCTTATCTGATGAGTCCTGCCGGTGACCGGTTTTACAAGCAATATTGTCGAATCGCCGGCATATCCTATGGGCTCATAATAGGTAACAGCTTTTTTCCCATTTTCCCCTACCCTCCTCTTTATTATGCTGCCCTCTTCCCTTTCAATGGGAAGGTCTATATAAGACGGCCCCTCTATTATGCCGTGGACCACCGCAATGTACTGCTTTTCAAACCCATGCTGCTGAAGAAAATAATGGGTATACTGATTCTTTGCAAAAATTACTACGCCTGATGTTTCCTTATCCAGCCTGTTTACAGGCCTTACCATAGGGTTCTCATTTTTATTAATCAGATAGTAGGCAATGCCATTGGCCAGAGCTCCGCCTTCTCTTCTGGATGATGGATGGACGTTGATTCCTGCCTCTTTGTCTACTATAAGGAGGTCGCTATCTTCATACAGTACATGGACAGGTACATCCTCCGGTTCTATGTTTTCGACATACTCATCCGGAAAGATGACCTCCAGCCTGTCTCCTTTAGAAGGATACGACTTTATATACACCGGGAGACCATTTAAGAGGATAAGCCTCATGTTCTTGAGTTTCCTTATCTGCCGTTTTGACATGAAAAGCTTTTTTATCAGGATGTCTTCTATCTTCATACATGCTGTTTCTTCATCAACCAATACCTCAAACCTCATTAAATCCCCTCACATTTTCACTATTATCTTTTACAAAAAGTATAAATACAATAAGGGATATCAAAATAACCATACTGAATGATAGATACATCGCCCTGATACCCACCTTATCCATTATGGTCCCACCCAGGATGTTGCCAACCATTCCTCCAAGCCCGGTTGAAACCATGGTGTATACTGTCTGTCCGCTGGTCTTTAGTGAATCGGGGGTATGCCTGCTTACAAAGTTTATGGCTGCGGCAGAAAAGGTAGCATAGTCCAGGCCGCTAATACCATGTACCACAATTACCATAAGAGGCGTGGTGGATAGGCCGTAAAGCAGCACCCTTAAAAACACCAGTATTAATGCCAATATTATTATTTTCCTTAGATTATACCTTTTTATCAATTTGCCTGTAAAGTAAAAGACAGGTATTTCAGAGAGCGCAGCCAGCATCCAGGCCAGGCCGACCATACTGCTTGAACCCTTCAGATAGTCTATATATACACCAAGAAAGTTCTCCGAAACTACCATTGAGGCCTGAGACATAAACGCCACTATTAAAAATATGGAAAAATTCCTGTTTTTAAATAATGACCCCGGGCTGCTTCTGACAATCCCGCTGTCATCCGCGTATTTTTCTGGAAGTTTGAATGATATAACCCCTGTAATCGCCATGCTCACAGCATAAGCGATAAATATAATTTCCAGCGTCAGCCTGTCAGCCAAAGAACCAATAGCTATAGAGGTAACAGCATAACCTAAGGAGCCAAACAATCTGAATGTACCGTACTCCTCTCCCCTTCCCTTTAATTCTATCATGACACTGGAATCCAATACAGGCACCAGAGCACACTGAAACAGAGATAGGATTCCCATAATAACAAATACATGGCCAAAATCCTTGTAACGCATGTTGGCAAGGATTATAAGGCTGCAGGTAAAGGCTGAAACCATAAAGATATGCCTTCTCTTCCTGTATCTGTCACTTATCATTCCCCATACTGGCTGCATCAATACGGATACCATAAGTTCGCCGGATGCTATAATACCTATCTCTGTACCACTGAAACCAATTCTACTGAAATACAGGTTTAGCAAAGGGCTGAGTGAACCAAAGGCCATAAATAAAAATAGATAGATTAAACGTACAGTGCCATGCATATTTTTCTCCTTGGATATACAAAGTATTTGTAATATAATTATAACTGTATATAAAAAGTAAAAGAGGTGTGCATAAATGCAGGAGTTAAAAATCCAAGGCCTTACAAACCCCGGTAATATCTATTATAACATGTCGGTTCCAGTTTTGGTTGAAGAATCTATAAAAAGGAAGGAAGGATTCCTGGCCAGCAATGGAGCACTGAACGTGCGCACCGGCAAGTACACCGGAAGGTCGCCCAGTGACAAATTCATAGTAGATGAACCAGAGGTCCATAATAAGATATGGTGGGATAATAACAAAGCCATGTCACCTGATATTTTTGATAGATTATATAAACGCTTGCTTGCGTATCTGCAAAAAAGAGACCTTTTCGTATTTGATGGGTTTGTTGGAGCTGACCCCGCTTACAGACTACCCATAAGAGTGGTCAACGAATATGCATATCAGAACCTGTTTGCCCACCAGCTATTCCTAAGGCCAACGCCAGAAGAACTTGAGGGGCATATCCCCGAGTTTACTATAATAAGTGCACCTGGCTTCAATGCCATACCTGACATTGACGGCACAAATTCCGAAGCCTTTATAGTAATTAATTTCACAAAAAAATTAATCATCATCGGCGGTACCATGTATGCAGGAGAGATAAAGAAGTCGGTCTTTTCCGTAATGAATTATCTTTTGCCTATGAAAGGTGTTCTCCCCATGCACTGTTCAGCCAACCTGGGAAGCGATGGCAGTACTGCCTTGTTCTTCGGGCTTTCCGGCACCGGCAAGACAACACTCTCTGCTGACCCAAACCGCAGACTGATAGGTGATGATGAGCATGGCTGGTCTGATAAAGGCATATTCAATTTTGAGGGTGGATGCTATGCCAAGTGCATAAACCTGTCTGTTGAAAAAGAACCGCAAATTTACAATGCTATAAAGTTTGGCACGGTCCTTGAGAATGTGGTCCTGGATGAAAATACCCGAATACCGGACTATGACAGTGACAGTGTAACCGAAAACACAAGAGCTGCATACCCTGTAGATTATATACCTGGTGCAGTGATACCAGGCACAGGAGGCCACCCTAAAGCTGTAATATTCCTGACTGCCGATGCTTTTGGCGTGCTTCCGCCTGTAGCCAAACTAACCAAAGAACAGGCAATGTATCACTTCATTTCTGGATACACCAGCAAGCTTGCCGGCACAGAGCGCGGCATAACAGAGCCTCAGGCAACCTTCTCCACATGCTTTGCCGCACCATTTTTACCGTTAAGTCCGATGAACTATGCAAAACTCCTGGGTGAAAAGATAGAAAAGTATAATGTACCGGTGTATCTGGTAAACACCGGCTGGACAGGCGGGCCCTACGGCATTGGCAAGAGGATGCATCTACCCTATACAAGGGCGATGGTCAGTGCAGCTGTAAGCGGAGAACTGGAGAATGTCAGTTATACCCAGCACCCGATTTTTAATATACTGGTGCCGGATTCCTGTCCCGGCGTGCCATCTGAAATATTAAACCCAAGAAATACATGGCAGGATAAGTATGCATACGATGAGACAGCTAAAAAATTAGCCGGCAACTTTATTAAGAACTTTGAGAAATATACCGACGTTTCTGAAGAAATAAAAGCAGCAGGCCCCATTTTATAATCTGAAAGCCCCTTGCCGTTATGGTAAGGAGCTTTGTTTATACATTATTAATGTGAAGTCTTCTGTAAAGAAAAGAAAACAGTCTGGTTACTTCTCTAACCTTGAAGATAATCGTGCAAATCCCATATACTATAGCACCAACAAATACAGTCAAAGCAAGGTTAATAATCTGGGCAGTCAAAGATACCCCCGGAATATATGAATAGATGAAATTCTTAAAGAAATAGACCGCCACAGCCATCACAGCGGTGGATATGGCAATCTTTATGCCCTCTTTCAGTATCAGCCGCCCGTTTATCCCACCTATTTTATTCCTCAGCCTCCACCCCAGGGTAAATGAGGTGAATATGACCGATATTGAAGTGGCAAGGGCCAGGCCGGCCAGGCCCATAAACCTCACCAGTACAATGTTCAGTATTATATTCAAGGCCACCGCATACATGCCATTATACATTGGGGTCCTGGTATCCTTCAAAGAGTAAAAGGCCCTTGAGAGTATCTCCCTTGCCGCAGCCCCGGCCATGCCTATGGAATAAAATAGCAGAGCAACTGAGGTCATACCAGTAGCTCTGGCGTCAAAGGCACCACGCTCAAACAGTAGGCGTACCGCCTCTGTCCTGAGTAGAATTGTCCCGGCAGTGACAGGCAGGACTATCAGAAATATCATGTTCAGGGATGTTGCCACAGAGTCTTTAAAACTCTCCATCTCCTCTTTTGCCCCCAGGTTTGAAAGACTGGGGTATACAACGGTCGCCACAGAGGTTACAAATGTCCCAAGTACAAAGCCGTTGAGCCTGTTGGCATAATTGAGGGCTGAGACGCTGCCTTCGGGTAATCCTGACGCCAGCATACGGTCCACAAAGGTATTTAGCTGATTGACAGCGACACCCATAAGGACCGGGACAATCATAAGTCCAAGCCGTTTTATCCCGGGATGTGAAAAGTCCATAGAGTACCTGTGATGATATCCCAATCTCCTCATGGAGGGGACCTGTATGTAATATTGAGATACTGTAGCCAGAACTGATGCAATGGCCAGGCCGTATATACCTATCCTGTCAGCCAAAATAATGGTGAGCGCTATAATTATAATGTTGTAGGGTATGCCTACAAGGGCCGGCGCAGTAAAAGACTCATTGGACTGAAGAATCCCTGTGGCAACATTGGCCAGGCCGACAAAGATAATAAGCGGGAACAAAGTCCTTGACAGCCCAACAGTAAGACTTAACTTCTCTCCTGTAAACCCGGGCGCTATTATCCTGACAAGCAGTGGTGAAAACAGTACACCTGCCACTGTCAAAACAACGCTCACTATCAGCACAAGATTCATTATCTGATTGGCAAACCTGTCTGCGTCTTCTCTGCCATTTTTAGATTTATATTCAGTATACAGTGGTATAAAGGTGGTAGCCAGTGCAGACCCTATACTGGTAAAAAACAGCATAGGGATGCTCTGGGCCATAAAATATGCATCAGAACCCAATCCTGCCCCAAACTCTCTTGCTATGACCATCTCACGTAAAAAACCAAGGAATTTGCTGATTATATTTGCTGCCATGATTAAGGTGGCAGCCTTAGCAGCTCTCCGTACATTAGATGCCATTATCCTATACCATCCTTATAAATCGTTTGATATGGCAGCCTCTGTGAGTACATCATCCGGCAGATTTGTTACCAGACTCTTCA encodes:
- a CDS encoding B3/4 domain-containing protein; amino-acid sequence: MKYVISEEIFKNNPGYIRGIIYLRDANNYGTDEELNDALKAQEDRARSIFTIERLREESYIASWREAFQKFGSNPNKYPPSIENLIKRILKGHTLPYINKLVTIFNYISLKYVLPCGGDDLDRVEGDLLLTYAKGDELYIPLNESEPQPVVTGEVIYKDDRKVLCRKWTWRQGDATKILPESKDVIINVDGMPPAGEDDVKAAMSEMAALIKKYCGGDIVMDIISERKNTYELL
- a CDS encoding MFS transporter, encoding MHGTVRLIYLFLFMAFGSLSPLLNLYFSRIGFSGTEIGIIASGELMVSVLMQPVWGMISDRYRKRRHIFMVSAFTCSLIILANMRYKDFGHVFVIMGILSLFQCALVPVLDSSVMIELKGRGEEYGTFRLFGSLGYAVTSIAIGSLADRLTLEIIFIAYAVSMAITGVISFKLPEKYADDSGIVRSSPGSLFKNRNFSIFLIVAFMSQASMVVSENFLGVYIDYLKGSSSMVGLAWMLAALSEIPVFYFTGKLIKRYNLRKIIILALILVFLRVLLYGLSTTPLMVIVVHGISGLDYATFSAAAINFVSRHTPDSLKTSGQTVYTMVSTGLGGMVGNILGGTIMDKVGIRAMYLSFSMVILISLIVFILFVKDNSENVRGFNEV
- a CDS encoding RluA family pseudouridine synthase translates to MRFEVLVDEETACMKIEDILIKKLFMSKRQIRKLKNMRLILLNGLPVYIKSYPSKGDRLEVIFPDEYVENIEPEDVPVHVLYEDSDLLIVDKEAGINVHPSSRREGGALANGIAYYLINKNENPMVRPVNRLDKETSGVVIFAKNQYTHYFLQQHGFEKQYIAVVHGIIEGPSYIDLPIEREEGSIIKRRVGENGKKAVTYYEPIGYAGDSTILLVKPVTGRTHQIRVHLSYTGHPIYGDTLYGRPDIMDRQALHAWKIRLRQPVNDGLIECEAPLPEDMERLIDALRNHKSS
- the pckA gene encoding phosphoenolpyruvate carboxykinase (ATP), with the protein product MQELKIQGLTNPGNIYYNMSVPVLVEESIKRKEGFLASNGALNVRTGKYTGRSPSDKFIVDEPEVHNKIWWDNNKAMSPDIFDRLYKRLLAYLQKRDLFVFDGFVGADPAYRLPIRVVNEYAYQNLFAHQLFLRPTPEELEGHIPEFTIISAPGFNAIPDIDGTNSEAFIVINFTKKLIIIGGTMYAGEIKKSVFSVMNYLLPMKGVLPMHCSANLGSDGSTALFFGLSGTGKTTLSADPNRRLIGDDEHGWSDKGIFNFEGGCYAKCINLSVEKEPQIYNAIKFGTVLENVVLDENTRIPDYDSDSVTENTRAAYPVDYIPGAVIPGTGGHPKAVIFLTADAFGVLPPVAKLTKEQAMYHFISGYTSKLAGTERGITEPQATFSTCFAAPFLPLSPMNYAKLLGEKIEKYNVPVYLVNTGWTGGPYGIGKRMHLPYTRAMVSAAVSGELENVSYTQHPIFNILVPDSCPGVPSEILNPRNTWQDKYAYDETAKKLAGNFIKNFEKYTDVSEEIKAAGPIL
- the murJ gene encoding murein biosynthesis integral membrane protein MurJ; the protein is MASNVRRAAKAATLIMAANIISKFLGFLREMVIAREFGAGLGSDAYFMAQSIPMLFFTSIGSALATTFIPLYTEYKSKNGREDADRFANQIMNLVLIVSVVLTVAGVLFSPLLVRIIAPGFTGEKLSLTVGLSRTLFPLIIFVGLANVATGILQSNESFTAPALVGIPYNIIIIALTIILADRIGIYGLAIASVLATVSQYYIQVPSMRRLGYHHRYSMDFSHPGIKRLGLMIVPVLMGVAVNQLNTFVDRMLASGLPEGSVSALNYANRLNGFVLGTFVTSVATVVYPSLSNLGAKEEMESFKDSVATSLNMIFLIVLPVTAGTILLRTEAVRLLFERGAFDARATGMTSVALLFYSIGMAGAAAREILSRAFYSLKDTRTPMYNGMYAVALNIILNIVLVRFMGLAGLALATSISVIFTSFTLGWRLRNKIGGINGRLILKEGIKIAISTAVMAVAVYFFKNFIYSYIPGVSLTAQIINLALTVFVGAIVYGICTIIFKVREVTRLFSFLYRRLHINNV